GGCGCGCCGGCGCCGACACGCGCAAGCTCTCGGGCACTGTGCAGAATGATGTGCTGAAGGAATACATCGCGCGCGGCACTTACATCTACCCCGTGCGCCACGCCCTGCGCATCATCACCGACATGTTCGCATGGGCGAACGAGCATGTACCCGACTGGAACACCATCTCTATCTCTGGCTACCACATGCGCGAGGCCGGCTCGACCGCCGCGCAGGAGGTCGCCTTCACCCTTGCCAACGGGGCCACCTATGTCGAGGCCGCAATCGCCGCGAGCCTCGATGTGGATCGCATCGCGCCAAGGCTTTCCTTCTTCTTCAACGCGCATAACAACTTTCTCGAAGAGGTCGCGAAGTTCCGTTGTGCCCGCCGTGTCTGGGCACAGATGATGCGTGAGCATTTCGGCGCGAAAAATCCCCGCTCATGGATGCTGCGCTTCCACACGCAAACCGCCGGCTCCACGCTGACCGCGCAGCAGCCTGAGAACAACATTGTCCGCACCGCACTGCAGGCACTCGCCGCCGTGCTGGGGGGCACGCAATCGCTGCATACCAACGGATTTGACGAAGCCTTGGCACTGCCCACCGAAGAAGCGGCGCGCACGGCATTGCGTACCCAGCAGATCATTGCGTATGAGTCCGGCGCGGCGCAGACGATCGACCCCTTCGCGGGCTCGTACTACATCGAATCCCTCACCGCAAAGCTCGAACGCGACGTCCTGGCTCTGCAGGAACAAATCGCACAGCAGGGCGGCATGCTCGCTGCCATTGAAAAAGGCTGGGTGCAATCTGAAATTCAAAACGCCGCTTATGAATACCAGCGATCTGTGGATTCCGGCGAGGCGACAGTCGTTGGAGTGAACCGGTTCACGCGCGACAACGAGCCGGGCGTGCCCATTCAACGTATCGACGAAGAGTTGGAGCGC
The DNA window shown above is from Acidobacterium capsulatum ATCC 51196 and carries:
- a CDS encoding acyl-CoA mutase large subunit family protein; translation: MTDQNKQDKAVYTPADLEALGFDPETDLGFPGEYPFTRGIQPTMYRGRLWTMRQYAGMGDAEESNRRYKFLLANGTAGLSVAFDLPTQIGYDSDDPMSMGEVGKVGVAIDSLEDMERLFDGIPLDKISTSMTINATASILLALYVAAARRAGADTRKLSGTVQNDVLKEYIARGTYIYPVRHALRIITDMFAWANEHVPDWNTISISGYHMREAGSTAAQEVAFTLANGATYVEAAIAASLDVDRIAPRLSFFFNAHNNFLEEVAKFRCARRVWAQMMREHFGAKNPRSWMLRFHTQTAGSTLTAQQPENNIVRTALQALAAVLGGTQSLHTNGFDEALALPTEEAARTALRTQQIIAYESGAAQTIDPFAGSYYIESLTAKLERDVLALQEQIAQQGGMLAAIEKGWVQSEIQNAAYEYQRSVDSGEATVVGVNRFTRDNEPGVPIQRIDEELERKQIERVRALRMRRDAARWQVSLDRVRDHARNGANLMPAILEAVESYATVGEIASAMREVFGEYEESVVI